The following proteins are co-located in the Lentibacillus sp. JNUCC-1 genome:
- the copZ gene encoding copper chaperone CopZ produces MQTTLDVTGMTCEHCEKAVKGALENLEGVQTVEVNLGTGKVDVSYDDASVTIAQMREAVEDQGYDVVV; encoded by the coding sequence ATGCAAACCACATTAGATGTAACAGGCATGACATGCGAACACTGTGAAAAGGCAGTAAAGGGCGCACTCGAAAATCTCGAAGGCGTGCAAACTGTTGAAGTCAACCTTGGCACAGGCAAAGTCGATGTTTCATACGACGATGCGTCTGTCACTATCGCTCAAATGCGTGAAGCTGTTGAAGATCAGGGGTATGATGTTGTTGTATAA
- a CDS encoding sensor histidine kinase: protein MQQIERQLDDVAKGRKPAQDEPYKELKAVQKKVENVQEKIRIQTENAQRLASERASEREKSLQEVVEQERNRLARELHDSVSQQLFAASMLMSAINETNPPEETGVQKQLQMVEKMIHQSQLEMRALLLHLRPVALKGKALQEGVEELLVELQQKVPLDIDWQIESFPLDKGVEDHVFRILQEAVSNTLRHAEASTLNVMLIARDGMVIMRVVDDGVGFDVEQSKTSSYGMETMRERALEIGGELKVISLPNQGTRVEVKVPTWEKEGETHD, encoded by the coding sequence TTGCAACAGATCGAACGGCAGCTTGATGACGTCGCTAAAGGCCGAAAACCTGCACAGGATGAACCTTACAAAGAGTTAAAAGCCGTTCAGAAAAAGGTTGAAAACGTTCAAGAAAAAATTCGCATCCAAACTGAAAATGCCCAGCGGCTTGCATCAGAACGGGCCAGTGAACGGGAAAAGAGTCTTCAGGAAGTGGTGGAGCAGGAACGTAACAGGCTGGCTCGTGAATTGCACGATTCCGTTAGTCAGCAGCTGTTTGCCGCCTCAATGCTGATGTCGGCGATCAACGAGACGAACCCACCAGAAGAAACGGGTGTTCAAAAACAGCTGCAAATGGTGGAAAAAATGATTCATCAGTCTCAGCTTGAGATGCGGGCTTTGCTGCTTCATTTGCGTCCGGTTGCACTGAAGGGGAAGGCGCTTCAAGAAGGTGTGGAAGAACTGCTTGTAGAACTGCAGCAAAAAGTCCCGCTCGACATCGATTGGCAAATTGAATCTTTTCCACTTGATAAAGGCGTTGAAGATCACGTTTTTCGTATTTTACAGGAAGCTGTTTCCAATACATTGCGGCATGCTGAAGCATCAACATTAAATGTCATGCTCATTGCCCGTGACGGGATGGTCATCATGCGTGTTGTCGATGATGGTGTCGGATTTGATGTCGAGCAATCGAAAACAAGTTCCTATGGCATGGAAACCATGCGTGAACGCGCTCTGGAAATCGGTGGCGAGTTGAAGGTGATCAGTCTGCCTAATCAAGGAACACGCGTTGAAGTCAAAGTACCCACTTGGGAAAAAGAAGGTGAAACACATGATTAA
- the liaF gene encoding cell wall-active antibiotics response protein LiaF produces MFHRLTTDTLNWILIIGVVLFVIEIAFFHGGMIFSALFAGVFIYIGWKHYHELWGKIIFWLGTVGLLLSVLNMLAVRFFIIAAVIFFFVQYSKSKKEGAHVKPILPGHQEVITDPLVKVETLFDHRVFDDQKTAETAYQWRDINIHGAFGDRVIDLSNTVLPEDTAIISIRHIVGNITIYVPYEVDVSIHHSSVFGRAHILGKHHLNLMNQSFHYQTPGYDQARTRVKVVTSILSGDIEVTRI; encoded by the coding sequence ATGTTTCATCGTTTGACGACAGATACATTGAACTGGATTTTGATCATCGGAGTGGTCCTCTTTGTTATAGAGATTGCTTTTTTTCATGGTGGAATGATCTTTTCTGCCCTGTTTGCCGGCGTGTTCATTTACATTGGGTGGAAGCATTACCATGAATTATGGGGCAAGATCATTTTTTGGCTTGGAACAGTGGGGTTGTTGCTGTCGGTTCTGAACATGCTGGCCGTAAGGTTTTTCATCATTGCCGCTGTCATTTTCTTCTTTGTCCAATATTCGAAGTCGAAAAAGGAAGGCGCTCATGTCAAGCCGATTCTGCCTGGCCATCAGGAAGTCATCACAGATCCCCTTGTTAAAGTTGAAACTCTGTTTGATCATCGTGTGTTTGATGATCAGAAAACAGCGGAAACGGCCTATCAGTGGCGTGATATTAACATCCATGGCGCGTTTGGAGACAGGGTTATTGACTTAAGCAACACGGTGCTCCCTGAAGACACAGCCATCATTTCGATACGGCATATCGTCGGAAATATCACCATTTATGTGCCCTATGAAGTGGATGTGAGCATTCATCACAGCTCGGTGTTTGGTAGGGCCCATATTCTAGGCAAGCATCACCTCAACCTTATGAATCAATCATTCCATTACCAGACACCAGGTTATGATCAGGCACGGACACGGGTTAAGGTTGTCACATCAATTCTTTCAGGCGATATCGAGGTGACACGAATATGA
- a CDS encoding PspA/IM30 family protein: protein MTNIFTRIKDSISADLHDMMDRKEQENPMASLNQYLRQSEQEKEKVKRLLDRQYRLKDEFTREYHRAQDLANKRYRQATVAERAEEVELQEFAMKEHEEYQARADRMKASREEAAEQLEQLEQKYEDMKHKLKDMHLRRMELMGRENVARANHQITRVVEEVLDKPFSKFAEMEQYIEGLEYKVNNAYYSSTFDSKMARVERELKEKERTS from the coding sequence ATGACTAATATTTTCACAAGGATTAAAGACTCTATCTCAGCTGATTTGCATGACATGATGGACAGAAAAGAACAGGAGAATCCAATGGCATCGCTGAATCAATATTTGCGGCAAAGTGAGCAGGAGAAGGAAAAGGTCAAAAGACTCTTGGACCGCCAGTACCGCTTGAAAGACGAATTCACACGCGAATATCACAGGGCACAGGATCTTGCGAATAAGCGCTATCGGCAGGCAACCGTTGCTGAACGTGCTGAGGAAGTAGAATTGCAGGAATTCGCGATGAAAGAACATGAAGAATATCAGGCACGGGCAGACCGTATGAAAGCTTCACGTGAGGAAGCGGCGGAACAGCTTGAGCAGCTGGAACAGAAGTATGAAGATATGAAGCATAAATTGAAAGACATGCATTTGCGCCGCATGGAATTAATGGGCAGGGAAAATGTGGCCCGGGCAAATCATCAGATCACCAGGGTTGTCGAGGAAGTGCTGGACAAGCCTTTCTCCAAGTTTGCCGAGATGGAGCAATATATCGAAGGACTGGAGTATAAGGTTAACAACGCCTACTACAGCAGCACCTTCGACAGCAAAATGGCCAGAGTTGAGCGCGAACTCAAAGAAAAAGAGCGCACCAGCTGA
- a CDS encoding response regulator transcription factor: MINVLFADDHEMVRIGVSAYLSGQPDIEVIAEASDGGEAVDLALELKPDIILMDLVMKEMDGIEATEKIIAQWPEAKIIIVTSFLDDEKVYPALEAGAVSYMLKTSKASEIAKAIRSTHQGQSILEPEVAGKIMTKMRGGQPELLHEQLTDREMEVLLFIAEGKTNQEIAETLFIALKTVKVHVSNILGKLQVQDRTQAAIYAYKHDLVK, translated from the coding sequence ATGATTAACGTTTTGTTTGCAGATGATCATGAAATGGTCCGCATCGGGGTATCGGCCTATTTATCCGGACAGCCCGATATCGAAGTCATCGCAGAAGCAAGCGACGGCGGGGAGGCAGTGGACCTGGCCCTCGAGTTGAAACCGGATATTATTCTGATGGACCTTGTCATGAAAGAAATGGATGGCATCGAAGCGACAGAAAAGATTATCGCCCAATGGCCAGAAGCTAAAATCATCATCGTGACCAGTTTTCTGGATGATGAAAAAGTGTACCCTGCCCTTGAAGCAGGCGCGGTCAGTTACATGCTTAAAACATCCAAAGCCAGCGAAATCGCCAAAGCCATCCGTTCCACGCATCAGGGCCAATCGATTCTTGAGCCCGAAGTCGCTGGAAAAATCATGACCAAAATGCGCGGCGGGCAGCCGGAACTTTTGCATGAACAATTAACAGACAGGGAGATGGAAGTGCTTCTGTTCATTGCTGAAGGTAAGACGAATCAGGAAATCGCCGAGACATTGTTTATTGCCCTGAAAACAGTGAAGGTTCACGTGAGTAATATTCTCGGTAAACTCCAAGTTCAGGACCGTACCCAGGCAGCGATTTACGCCTACAAACATGACCTTGTAAAATAG
- a CDS encoding lmo0954 family membrane protein codes for MNKFLLFAGGLVALMVLIVNLGPMILLGLSVWLLYLVFKQFVKSDSTAGKIGWVVVGLIVASMALSNIYALIGFAAGYVLYLIAKKWKKSPDYDGSFSGGGDDPFTNFERQWADLSR; via the coding sequence ATGAATAAGTTTCTATTATTTGCCGGCGGATTGGTAGCGCTTATGGTTTTGATCGTCAATCTTGGTCCGATGATTCTGCTTGGACTGAGTGTGTGGTTGTTGTATCTCGTCTTTAAGCAGTTCGTCAAATCTGATTCAACAGCCGGAAAAATCGGCTGGGTCGTGGTTGGTCTGATTGTCGCAAGCATGGCACTGTCAAATATTTACGCATTGATCGGTTTTGCGGCTGGTTACGTGTTGTACCTGATCGCTAAAAAGTGGAAAAAGTCCCCTGATTATGATGGATCATTTTCGGGTGGCGGGGACGATCCGTTTACTAACTTTGAGCGACAGTGGGCAGATTTAAGCCGGTAG
- a CDS encoding STAS/SEC14 domain-containing protein: MIEIANIENSPIVEMTVSDKLTQGDMKEFDDFFENKVSDLERVNLLLLMDHWEGLTMKGLMENIKMAKHVKHINKAAIVADSKFLKTDSKIEDLLPNTRIDYFKTDEKDAAKKWLQE, from the coding sequence ATGATCGAAATCGCAAACATTGAAAACAGTCCGATTGTAGAGATGACCGTGTCGGATAAATTGACGCAAGGTGACATGAAGGAATTTGATGATTTCTTCGAGAACAAAGTCAGCGATCTTGAACGCGTTAATCTTCTGCTCCTGATGGATCATTGGGAAGGACTCACAATGAAAGGCCTAATGGAAAACATCAAAATGGCCAAACATGTCAAACACATTAACAAAGCCGCAATTGTGGCAGACAGCAAGTTTCTCAAAACCGACTCAAAAATAGAAGACTTGCTGCCAAACACACGCATTGATTACTTCAAAACTGACGAAAAAGACGCTGCCAAAAAGTGGTTGCAGGAATAA
- a CDS encoding STAS/SEC14 domain-containing protein: MMVEIANIENSPVVEMKVSDKLTQDDIKEVDNFLENKVGEQESVNILLLMGNWEGMTIKGLLEDFKMVKHMKKMNKAAIVADSTFLKADSKLEDLFPGIRIKYFETDEKDAAKQWLEE; the protein is encoded by the coding sequence ATGATGGTTGAGATCGCTAATATTGAAAATAGCCCGGTGGTGGAGATGAAGGTCAGTGATAAGTTAACTCAGGATGATATTAAAGAAGTCGATAACTTTTTAGAAAATAAAGTAGGAGAACAGGAATCTGTGAACATCCTGCTTCTAATGGGAAATTGGGAAGGTATGACCATAAAAGGATTGCTCGAGGATTTCAAAATGGTTAAACACATGAAAAAAATGAACAAAGCTGCCATTGTTGCTGACAGCACATTTCTCAAAGCAGATTCCAAACTGGAAGACCTGTTTCCTGGCATCAGAATCAAATACTTTGAAACCGACGAAAAAGACGCCGCCAAACAGTGGCTGGAAGAATAA
- a CDS encoding prepilin-type N-terminal cleavage/methylation domain-containing protein, with protein sequence MIQPKLKNEHGMTLVELLAALALFSIVIVLGGSLISSMSSSEKSVSGDISLQQKTNVLMSEMREAYYSGTGVGDLYVDLEALGLSVQGTEIKNDGKFLNIKNNYIEGVNFEKPLSVKLTTSAGPQEVTVESTWKQTDKKEISLQKSRKAQPPKLEDYEWGKEIDELPCDSDGNVKWSGKKYEKNCKPKKKHHNINGALWITNDMKEPDVNNKKHYDIKIEKDLFSDEEFETEEHWSILVGKSAIFHEEVDLEDHSRLEIIENAFFIGKEGEDNDDAEVELEKKAKLIIRKSAFFHGDVEVGEDDNAGAEIKIEGNGTFNKDLVLDKNSEVFITQNGFFYGALEIENNASINIFQDAKFKKTDDYDIAGTICVEGEVSPSNFIYEVSKKCKNK encoded by the coding sequence ATGATACAGCCCAAATTAAAAAACGAACACGGCATGACCCTAGTCGAACTACTCGCCGCACTCGCTCTATTTTCGATCGTCATCGTGCTTGGCGGAAGTCTGATCAGCTCAATGTCTAGTAGCGAAAAGTCTGTTAGTGGGGATATTAGTTTGCAGCAGAAGACGAATGTGCTGATGAGTGAAATGCGGGAAGCTTATTATAGTGGGACAGGTGTAGGGGATTTGTATGTGGATTTGGAAGCGCTGGGGCTGTCGGTTCAGGGTACTGAGATTAAGAACGACGGGAAGTTCCTTAATATAAAAAATAATTACATTGAAGGCGTGAATTTTGAAAAACCGCTTTCTGTAAAGCTTACTACCTCAGCTGGCCCACAAGAAGTTACTGTGGAATCGACTTGGAAGCAGACGGATAAAAAAGAAATTTCCTTACAAAAATCAAGGAAGGCACAACCACCTAAGTTGGAGGATTACGAATGGGGTAAAGAAATAGATGAGCTTCCTTGTGATAGTGATGGAAATGTAAAGTGGTCAGGAAAGAAATACGAAAAAAACTGTAAACCAAAGAAAAAACATCATAATATTAATGGTGCACTATGGATTACCAATGACATGAAAGAACCAGATGTAAACAATAAAAAACATTATGATATTAAAATTGAAAAAGATTTGTTTTCAGATGAAGAGTTTGAGACAGAGGAACATTGGTCTATCTTAGTAGGTAAGAGTGCCATTTTTCATGAAGAAGTTGATCTAGAAGATCATTCTCGCTTAGAGATAATCGAAAACGCTTTTTTCATAGGCAAAGAAGGCGAGGACAATGACGACGCAGAAGTAGAATTAGAAAAAAAAGCAAAATTAATTATTAGAAAAAGTGCCTTCTTCCACGGAGATGTAGAAGTGGGAGAAGACGATAATGCTGGAGCTGAAATAAAAATAGAAGGAAATGGGACTTTTAATAAAGACCTAGTTTTAGACAAAAACTCTGAAGTATTTATTACCCAAAACGGATTCTTTTATGGTGCCCTCGAAATAGAAAATAATGCATCTATAAATATATTTCAAGATGCCAAATTTAAAAAAACAGATGATTACGATATAGCAGGTACTATCTGTGTAGAAGGAGAGGTATCACCAAGTAATTTCATCTATGAAGTTAGTAAAAAATGTAAGAACAAATAA
- a CDS encoding heavy metal translocating P-type ATPase — MAHSHNHAEHHENHDHDSHGDHDHHDHGDMVKDFQKRFFISLIITVPILIMSPMIQSFIGVDWRFTFDQYIVFALSTFIFFYGGWPFLIGGYSEIKDKNPGMMTLIGLAILVAYVYSSMTVFGWEGKDFFWELATLIDIMLLGHWIEMRSVMGASNALEELVKLMPNEAHKLDDEDQVTDVPTSDLQQGDRVLVKPGEKIPVDGTIFDGESAVDESMLTGESMPIEKKLDDEVIGGSVNKEGSLKITVEKTGEDSYLSQVVTMVKEAQESKSKTQDLTNRAAKWLFYIALLSGFVTLFIWLALGYAFDVALERMVTVMVITCPHALGLAAPLVAAVSTSISAKKGLLIRNRAQFEGARNLDAVIFDKTGTLTKGEFGVTEIVPSSGYNETDVLHWAASLEQNSEHPIATGIVNSAKEQDIKLSRVETFESITGKGIQGTVQGSQVNVVSPGYVQNHNLTYDEKRFNALSEEGKTVVFVLVDDTLVGMVALADMVRDTAKEAVASLKEKGIVSIMLTGDNEKVAHWVARQLEIDEVYAEVLPDEKADQVTKVKNKGWKTAMTGDGVNDAPALATADLGIAIGAGTDVAMESADVVLVKSNPKDVVSLVDLSGKTYRKMVQNLWWAAGYNIIAIPLAAGVLAPIGIILSPAVGAVLMSLSTIIVAINAKLLKA; from the coding sequence ATGGCACATTCACATAACCACGCGGAACATCATGAAAATCATGATCATGACAGCCACGGTGATCACGATCACCACGACCACGGTGATATGGTCAAAGATTTTCAGAAGCGCTTTTTCATATCGCTTATTATAACCGTACCAATCTTGATTATGTCACCGATGATCCAAAGTTTTATCGGCGTCGACTGGCGGTTTACATTTGACCAATACATCGTGTTTGCCTTATCGACGTTCATCTTTTTTTACGGTGGCTGGCCATTTCTGATAGGTGGCTACAGTGAAATAAAAGATAAAAATCCCGGCATGATGACCTTGATCGGACTGGCGATTCTCGTTGCCTATGTGTACAGTTCCATGACCGTTTTCGGCTGGGAAGGAAAAGACTTCTTCTGGGAACTGGCGACACTGATCGATATTATGCTGCTCGGCCATTGGATTGAAATGCGATCAGTCATGGGCGCTTCCAATGCCCTGGAAGAGCTGGTGAAATTGATGCCTAATGAGGCTCATAAACTCGACGATGAGGATCAGGTCACAGACGTTCCAACCTCAGACCTCCAACAGGGTGACCGGGTATTGGTTAAACCGGGGGAAAAGATTCCGGTGGACGGCACTATTTTTGATGGGGAATCAGCGGTTGATGAGTCCATGCTGACAGGCGAATCCATGCCGATTGAGAAAAAGCTCGATGATGAGGTGATTGGCGGTTCTGTGAATAAGGAAGGCTCTTTGAAAATTACGGTGGAAAAAACAGGTGAAGATTCCTATCTGTCACAAGTCGTCACCATGGTCAAAGAAGCACAGGAATCCAAGTCTAAAACGCAGGACCTCACAAATCGCGCCGCTAAATGGTTGTTTTACATTGCGCTTCTATCTGGCTTTGTGACACTTTTCATTTGGCTGGCACTAGGCTATGCGTTTGATGTGGCGCTTGAACGCATGGTAACAGTGATGGTTATTACATGTCCGCACGCACTCGGCCTCGCCGCGCCACTCGTTGCAGCGGTATCAACATCCATTTCCGCTAAAAAAGGACTCTTGATCCGCAATAGAGCACAGTTTGAAGGCGCACGAAATCTGGATGCCGTCATTTTTGACAAAACGGGCACCCTGACGAAAGGGGAATTTGGTGTAACCGAAATCGTACCAAGTTCAGGCTACAACGAGACAGACGTTCTCCACTGGGCAGCCAGCTTGGAGCAGAATTCCGAGCATCCTATTGCCACAGGTATTGTGAACAGTGCCAAGGAACAAGACATTAAACTCAGCCGTGTGGAAACATTCGAATCGATCACCGGAAAAGGCATCCAAGGCACAGTTCAAGGCTCTCAAGTCAACGTCGTCAGCCCAGGCTATGTACAAAATCATAACTTGACGTATGACGAAAAGCGATTCAATGCTTTATCCGAAGAAGGCAAGACGGTCGTATTTGTCTTGGTGGATGACACCTTGGTGGGTATGGTTGCACTTGCGGATATGGTGCGTGACACGGCAAAAGAAGCGGTTGCGTCACTCAAGGAAAAAGGCATTGTTTCAATTATGCTTACCGGTGACAATGAAAAAGTTGCCCACTGGGTCGCACGCCAGCTGGAGATTGATGAAGTATACGCAGAAGTGCTCCCAGATGAAAAAGCTGACCAAGTGACAAAGGTGAAAAACAAAGGCTGGAAAACAGCGATGACTGGTGACGGTGTCAATGACGCACCAGCCCTTGCTACAGCAGATCTCGGCATCGCCATTGGAGCTGGAACAGACGTGGCCATGGAATCAGCAGATGTCGTTCTTGTCAAAAGCAATCCGAAAGACGTGGTTTCACTCGTTGACCTCTCGGGAAAAACTTACCGTAAAATGGTACAAAACCTTTGGTGGGCTGCCGGGTATAATATTATTGCAATTCCACTTGCAGCAGGGGTGCTGGCACCGATTGGAATCATACTCAGCCCAGCCGTCGGAGCGGTGCTGATGAGCCTAAGCACCATTATTGTCGCGATCAACGCCAAGCTGCTGAAAGCTTAA
- the adhP gene encoding alcohol dehydrogenase AdhP, translated as MRAAVVSSSKDKLIDVKEMPVRALESGEALVDVEYCGVCHTDLHVAKGDFGAVPGRVIGHEGVGVVKEIAADVTSLKVGDRVSIAWFFEGCGTCEYCVTGRETFCRSAKNAGFSVDGAMAEQCIVAADYAVKVPEGLDPQQATSITCAGVTTYKAIKVAAVNPGEWMVIFGAGGLGNLAIQYAKRVFNAKVIAVDVNDDKLELAKEVGADLIYNAAKLDNVDQLIQKEVGGAHSAVVTAVSKAAFNQAVNSVRPTAKVVNVGLPPEKMDLDIIKSVLDGIEVIGSLVGTRKDLEEAFMFGAEGIVVPIVQPRKLEEINEIFQEMEDGTIQGRMVIDMSL; from the coding sequence ATGAGAGCAGCAGTGGTCAGTTCATCAAAAGACAAATTAATAGATGTAAAGGAGATGCCTGTACGAGCTCTAGAATCTGGAGAAGCACTGGTGGATGTGGAGTATTGTGGGGTCTGTCATACAGATCTCCATGTTGCAAAAGGAGACTTTGGTGCTGTCCCAGGTCGGGTTATCGGTCATGAAGGTGTTGGGGTCGTAAAAGAAATCGCAGCCGATGTTACCAGTTTGAAAGTGGGAGACCGAGTCAGCATCGCTTGGTTCTTTGAAGGCTGTGGTACCTGTGAATACTGTGTCACAGGCCGAGAAACATTTTGCCGCTCTGCTAAAAATGCAGGATTCAGTGTAGATGGTGCCATGGCTGAACAATGTATTGTAGCAGCGGATTATGCTGTCAAAGTACCAGAAGGCCTGGATCCACAACAAGCAACAAGTATCACCTGTGCCGGCGTTACCACTTACAAAGCGATTAAGGTTGCAGCGGTTAATCCAGGGGAATGGATGGTCATTTTCGGTGCTGGTGGTCTCGGAAACCTTGCCATCCAATATGCCAAACGCGTTTTCAATGCCAAAGTGATCGCTGTAGATGTGAATGATGATAAATTGGAACTCGCTAAAGAAGTCGGTGCTGATTTAATCTATAACGCCGCTAAACTTGACAATGTCGATCAGCTTATCCAGAAAGAAGTTGGTGGGGCCCATTCAGCTGTAGTTACGGCCGTATCAAAAGCCGCATTCAATCAAGCCGTTAACTCGGTACGTCCAACCGCCAAAGTCGTCAACGTTGGGCTACCTCCAGAAAAAATGGACCTTGATATCATCAAAAGCGTTCTCGACGGCATCGAAGTCATCGGCTCCCTCGTCGGAACCCGAAAAGACCTTGAAGAGGCCTTTATGTTTGGTGCAGAAGGCATCGTCGTCCCAATCGTCCAACCTCGTAAACTGGAAGAAATTAATGAGATCTTTCAAGAGATGGAAGATGGGACCATTCAAGGACGGATGGTTATTGATATGAGTTTGTAA
- a CDS encoding OsmC family protein — MKKEAVLSVSGHLESNLKNTVKVRNLDPFTVDEPERLGGGNSGPNPLEYFLGSLSACTSIMVAKVAKEQGFTYQGLEFSADGSLDPRGYLGVADVQTYFQKVDLTIILDTSENQDAIDQLQYVVEKRCPLFNLLKDAGVEINSSWTVKV; from the coding sequence ATGAAAAAAGAAGCTGTTTTATCTGTGAGTGGTCATCTGGAATCTAATCTGAAAAATACTGTAAAGGTCAGGAACCTTGATCCTTTTACGGTTGACGAGCCTGAGCGGCTGGGTGGGGGAAACTCTGGACCAAATCCACTTGAATATTTCTTGGGAAGTCTATCTGCCTGCACCTCAATTATGGTTGCTAAAGTTGCCAAAGAACAGGGTTTTACATATCAAGGACTTGAATTCTCAGCCGATGGTTCACTTGACCCGAGAGGATACTTGGGTGTAGCAGATGTTCAGACCTATTTCCAAAAGGTGGATCTTACTATTATACTAGATACATCTGAGAATCAAGATGCCATTGATCAATTGCAGTATGTCGTTGAAAAGAGATGCCCGTTATTTAATTTATTGAAAGATGCGGGTGTTGAGATCAATAGCAGTTGGACGGTTAAAGTCTAG
- a CDS encoding YbgA family protein: MSERSEIEKLWREEKYAVMLHSQKHYIIIRETLKRDSSLSEVERLIADAKAHLPTQGSVLNACQHMWGYFKKQATPEEKARFADLQQAYQNGEVEREKLLHFIKHLAEKYQVTYLINSTILQPYT; the protein is encoded by the coding sequence TTGAGTGAGCGCTCTGAAATAGAAAAACTTTGGCGGGAAGAAAAGTATGCGGTTATGCTGCACAGTCAAAAGCACTACATCATCATCAGAGAAACATTGAAAAGAGACAGCTCACTTTCCGAAGTCGAGCGTTTGATTGCCGATGCAAAAGCCCACCTCCCGACACAGGGCTCTGTCCTCAACGCCTGCCAGCACATGTGGGGGTATTTCAAAAAGCAAGCCACCCCAGAGGAAAAGGCCAGATTCGCCGACCTTCAGCAAGCTTATCAGAATGGGGAAGTTGAACGAGAAAAACTCCTCCATTTCATCAAACATCTGGCAGAAAAATACCAAGTCACTTACTTAATCAACAGCACCATCCTTCAGCCATATACATGA